One window of Candidatus Mycobacterium wuenschmannii genomic DNA carries:
- a CDS encoding LysR family transcriptional regulator: protein MTLSSRMPDLDSFEVFLAVAETGSLGGAARELGLTQQAVSRRLALMEARAGIPLATRTTRGTELTAGGQFVFDCAQRLLEVARDIDANLGALRQQHQTQIRVVASPTVAEFLVPLWMLSMKLTEAHETHPPPKVVLAASSSSEVIASIREGRADLGFVENPGAPVGLGHCVVGEDELVVVVPPGHLWVRRSNSICAEELSETPLISREAGVGIRDSLTVALRRVLGDDMNQAAPLLELPSMGAMRAAVLAGAGPAVMSRLSVSDDLAAGRLHEIPVPGLDLRRQFRAVWQGGRTPPAGAVRRLLSHIGNYAAAQSR, encoded by the coding sequence ATGACACTCAGTTCGCGAATGCCCGACCTCGACTCGTTCGAGGTCTTCCTCGCCGTCGCCGAAACCGGCAGTCTCGGTGGCGCAGCTCGCGAATTGGGGCTGACGCAGCAGGCCGTGTCTCGTCGGCTAGCCCTGATGGAAGCGAGAGCTGGCATCCCACTGGCGACGCGGACCACACGAGGGACCGAGCTGACCGCCGGCGGACAGTTCGTGTTCGATTGCGCTCAGCGGCTGCTCGAGGTGGCACGCGACATCGATGCCAACTTGGGTGCGCTGCGCCAGCAGCACCAAACGCAGATCCGTGTCGTGGCCAGCCCGACCGTTGCGGAATTCCTTGTACCTCTGTGGATGCTGTCCATGAAACTCACCGAAGCCCATGAGACTCATCCGCCACCGAAAGTTGTGCTTGCGGCGAGCTCCAGCTCTGAGGTCATCGCATCGATTCGCGAAGGCCGAGCCGACCTCGGTTTTGTCGAAAACCCTGGCGCGCCGGTTGGATTGGGGCATTGTGTGGTTGGTGAAGACGAGCTGGTCGTGGTCGTGCCACCCGGTCACCTGTGGGTTCGGCGCTCCAATTCCATTTGCGCCGAGGAGTTGTCCGAGACGCCGCTGATTTCGCGTGAGGCCGGGGTCGGTATCCGCGATTCCCTGACGGTCGCGTTGCGCAGGGTGCTGGGCGACGACATGAACCAGGCAGCACCTCTTCTCGAATTACCGTCGATGGGCGCGATGCGGGCTGCAGTCCTCGCAGGTGCCGGCCCCGCCGTCATGAGTCGACTCTCGGTCAGCGACGACTTGGCGGCTGGTCGACTACACGAGATCCCCGTGCCTGGATTGGACCTGCGACGGCAGTTCCGTGCCGTTTGGCAGGGCGGCCGCACCCCGCCTGCGGGCGCTGTCCGGCGTCTACTCAGCCACATCGGTAATTACGCGGCGGCGCAGAGCCGTTAG
- a CDS encoding PPE family protein, translating to MTFRPIAEIQEPTMCFARVPPEINSGRLFEGSGSESLARAARAWNELAATLRKTAACYEALTVSFATGWPGVITAAIGRVLAPYVAWLNVCAAHAAQTATQAAAAASAHDTAVSAVVPPEVIACNRIRLASLAATNYLAQACPAVAQIEHEYHRMWVEDAEAMYAYARASAKASVLTPFTSAVSAIEQQDSTDVNARRRARRVAAAPRAITAGRQVIEALPEALQAISTSGQGTLDTHLLAVTPALSTLCSSAAPPDVALQRLQATNRGLMVLRAAALAATRGERTASVFGIAHSIGPLSVPALWSTRASSDPVEGGFHTWAWEPLRLVRGNVHADRSVR from the coding sequence ATGACTTTCAGGCCGATCGCCGAGATTCAGGAGCCGACGATGTGTTTTGCAAGGGTGCCTCCCGAGATCAACTCCGGCCGGCTGTTCGAGGGGTCAGGGTCGGAATCGCTGGCTCGAGCCGCCCGGGCGTGGAACGAGTTGGCGGCCACTCTGCGCAAAACTGCGGCCTGCTACGAAGCACTGACCGTCAGCTTCGCCACGGGTTGGCCGGGCGTCATAACCGCGGCAATCGGCCGCGTGCTGGCACCGTACGTCGCCTGGCTCAACGTATGTGCCGCGCACGCTGCCCAGACGGCGACTCAAGCCGCCGCCGCGGCCAGCGCTCACGACACGGCAGTCTCGGCAGTGGTGCCACCGGAAGTGATCGCATGCAACAGAATTCGACTGGCATCGCTGGCCGCGACGAATTATCTGGCACAGGCCTGCCCGGCGGTGGCGCAGATCGAACACGAGTATCACCGGATGTGGGTTGAGGACGCCGAGGCCATGTACGCCTATGCCCGAGCCTCGGCCAAGGCCTCGGTTCTGACGCCGTTCACCTCAGCTGTCTCGGCCATCGAACAACAGGACAGCACCGATGTGAACGCTCGACGGCGGGCTCGCCGGGTGGCGGCAGCTCCACGTGCCATCACCGCGGGAAGACAGGTCATCGAGGCACTTCCCGAAGCGCTGCAAGCTATCTCAACGTCGGGACAAGGCACGCTGGACACCCATCTGCTAGCGGTGACCCCGGCCCTGTCCACCCTGTGTTCGTCGGCGGCGCCGCCCGATGTCGCCCTTCAGCGACTGCAGGCGACGAACAGAGGGCTGATGGTGCTCCGGGCGGCCGCACTGGCAGCGACGCGTGGCGAACGCACCGCCTCGGTATTTGGGATCGCGCACAGCATCGGACCGTTGTCGGTTCCCGCCCTCTGGTCGACACGGGCATCGAGCGACCCGGTCGAGGGCGGGTTCCACACGTGGGCGTGGGAGCCACTGCGACTGGTACGAGGCAACGTACATGCCGACCGGTCAGTGCGATGA
- a CDS encoding PPE family protein, with protein sequence MDFGSLPPEINSGRLYAGPGAAPMLSAATAWSELAAELSAAASGYGSVISEMTSSQWVGPSSGAMVTAVMPYVGWLSTVAALAEHTADQAMAAVAAYEAAYAMTVPPPVVLTNRILLAALVATNFFGQNSAAIAATETQYADMWAQDATAMYSYSASSAAAARLKSFTSAPNTTGDSGVVQQTTPLAQSAATQVESAAQNAVPHLTSGSTGSHLLQNVFTAASTGADSTTSGELPWPFSLLPTPANNWLGLVPANYKTVFHDLLQQYFALGIGNSGWSIGQQLTFGQGTTAGAGGAWYATPEFAHAGFGSGITASTGRAVRIGHLSVPHNWSASIEEHPEEFDELEEIEEFEEFPPGWSAASTQHSAVPLGQSSVTHSAVAGANPNEVLGGVPTRFGTRPTGGFIHKYGWRYNVVARPPAGG encoded by the coding sequence ATCGATTTCGGATCGCTCCCACCGGAGATCAACTCCGGTCGCCTTTATGCCGGCCCAGGCGCTGCGCCGATGCTGTCCGCCGCGACAGCGTGGAGCGAACTCGCCGCCGAGTTGAGTGCCGCTGCCAGCGGCTATGGATCGGTGATTTCCGAGATGACGAGTTCGCAGTGGGTGGGTCCGTCGTCGGGAGCGATGGTGACCGCGGTAATGCCTTATGTTGGATGGCTGAGCACCGTCGCCGCGCTGGCCGAACACACGGCCGACCAGGCGATGGCCGCGGTGGCGGCCTACGAGGCGGCCTATGCGATGACGGTGCCGCCACCTGTGGTCCTGACCAATCGAATACTGCTGGCCGCGCTCGTCGCGACCAACTTCTTCGGACAGAACAGCGCCGCAATCGCGGCAACAGAAACCCAATACGCCGACATGTGGGCGCAAGACGCCACAGCCATGTATTCCTACTCGGCCTCTTCGGCCGCAGCGGCAAGGCTCAAGTCATTCACGTCGGCGCCGAACACCACCGGCGACAGCGGGGTGGTTCAACAGACCACACCGTTAGCGCAATCCGCCGCTACCCAGGTGGAAAGCGCCGCCCAGAATGCAGTCCCACACCTGACGTCGGGCTCGACCGGAAGCCACCTGCTGCAGAATGTCTTCACCGCCGCGTCAACCGGAGCAGACTCGACTACGAGCGGCGAGCTTCCATGGCCGTTCTCGCTGCTACCCACTCCGGCTAACAACTGGCTCGGACTGGTGCCCGCCAACTACAAAACCGTCTTTCACGATCTGCTGCAGCAATACTTCGCGTTGGGCATCGGAAACAGCGGGTGGTCAATCGGGCAGCAACTCACTTTCGGGCAGGGAACGACGGCGGGTGCGGGCGGTGCTTGGTATGCCACACCCGAATTCGCGCATGCCGGTTTCGGCAGTGGGATAACCGCCAGTACCGGTCGGGCGGTGCGAATCGGCCACCTGTCAGTGCCGCACAATTGGAGCGCGTCGATTGAGGAACATCCTGAGGAGTTCGACGAACTCGAGGAGATCGAAGAATTCGAGGAGTTCCCGCCGGGCTGGTCCGCTGCGTCGACGCAGCACTCGGCCGTACCGCTGGGACAGTCAAGCGTGACTCATTCTGCAGTCGCCGGCGCGAACCCTAACGAGGTGTTGGGCGGTGTGCCAACACGATTCGGCACCCGGCCCACCGGAGGTTTCATTCACAAATACGGCTGGCGATACAACGTCGTCGCCCGACCGCCTGCGGGCGGATAG
- a CDS encoding PPE family protein → MQDYGSLPPEVNSGRMYAGPGSGSLMTAASAWNQLAAELSSAAIGYERVLTELSSEQWLGPASTAMAAAATPYVEWMNATAAQAEQAASQARASAAAYETALATMVPVPLIAANREALAEALAYNVFGQYNGEIAAIEAQYGQMWAQDAGAMYSYAGQSAATTTMTPFTDTPTITSPGAQAAQTAATHSAAATSAGTSQSALSQLTSTIPTQLSGMAAPVAADASSTSALSEIWFLISGQTALPSNLGTLLNGVSPFSSLLYNTEGLPYFSVGMGNFGIQMGKTLGLLNGVGGAAAGGAATAPATGLGNLGGLLGGGAPVNATLGTSDVIGDISVPPNWAQVSGASSGAARVAHHTMTPASAEPGNMLGGMPLSAPHGGAAATGPKYGFRPKVMARPPFAG, encoded by the coding sequence ATGCAGGACTATGGATCACTGCCGCCAGAGGTCAATTCTGGGCGCATGTACGCCGGCCCAGGCTCGGGTTCGCTGATGACCGCCGCGTCGGCGTGGAATCAGTTGGCAGCCGAATTAAGCTCGGCGGCAATTGGTTACGAGAGAGTATTGACAGAACTCAGCAGCGAACAGTGGTTGGGCCCGGCGTCGACGGCGATGGCCGCGGCGGCGACGCCGTATGTGGAGTGGATGAACGCCACCGCCGCGCAGGCCGAGCAGGCCGCCAGCCAAGCCCGCGCATCTGCGGCCGCGTATGAAACCGCCCTGGCCACAATGGTTCCGGTGCCTCTCATCGCAGCCAACCGCGAGGCGCTTGCAGAGGCACTTGCGTACAACGTATTCGGGCAGTACAACGGCGAGATCGCGGCTATCGAAGCACAATACGGCCAGATGTGGGCCCAAGACGCCGGCGCCATGTACAGCTACGCGGGACAGTCCGCCGCCACCACCACGATGACGCCGTTCACCGACACGCCTACGATCACCAGCCCTGGCGCTCAGGCCGCCCAAACCGCCGCGACCCACTCCGCAGCGGCGACCTCTGCCGGCACATCGCAATCCGCACTCAGTCAGCTGACGTCCACTATTCCCACTCAGCTGAGCGGCATGGCCGCACCGGTCGCCGCCGATGCCTCGTCGACTTCGGCGCTGAGTGAAATCTGGTTTCTGATCAGCGGACAGACGGCGCTGCCGTCAAATCTCGGCACGCTCCTCAACGGCGTGTCCCCATTTTCATCGCTGCTCTACAACACCGAAGGCTTGCCCTACTTCAGTGTCGGTATGGGCAACTTCGGGATCCAGATGGGAAAGACGCTGGGCTTGCTCAACGGCGTCGGCGGTGCGGCGGCGGGCGGAGCGGCCACTGCTCCCGCGACGGGGCTGGGCAACCTGGGCGGCTTGCTCGGCGGGGGCGCCCCGGTCAATGCCACCCTCGGCACGTCTGACGTCATCGGAGATATCTCAGTTCCACCCAACTGGGCCCAGGTGAGCGGGGCGTCGAGCGGTGCCGCGCGGGTGGCGCACCACACCATGACACCGGCCTCCGCCGAACCCGGGAACATGTTGGGCGGCATGCCGTTGTCCGCCCCGCACGGGGGTGCTGCAGCCACTGGACCGAAGTATGGCTTTCGACCGAAGGTGATGGCACGGCCACCATTCGCCGGCTGA
- a CDS encoding acyl-CoA dehydrogenase family protein: MDFSRVALVDGDQDFRNQARDFLTTHVTDEVRRRDRETGDNFDEGVHLALGAEGYLEGEWKGAADGGFSRVRRRIWELEKRRAHVPWVTWGTTAMVAHSVAKFGSPELQAEVMPKVFSGEVRLCLGYTEPEGGSDIATCKTRAVRDGDGWVVNGSKMFTTGAHKCQYVFLITNTDPEAPKHKSLTMFLVPLDSPGIEIQGIRTVDGDRTNIVYYSDVRVDDKYRLGDVNAGWTVLREPLNTEHGAVAAAPDGLQDVSIMMHQASFMTHALDRTAATAGERDHNGHRLVDDDSVAYRLGRSTARIEAALSAPSIFGRVAIAQTMRDVSPELMDLLGSASTLPLGTDGAADDGASEYVYRFAPLVGIYGGTLEVFRNMIAQYVLGLGKPNYSAPKKV, from the coding sequence ATGGATTTCTCACGAGTCGCCCTTGTCGACGGCGATCAAGACTTCCGTAACCAGGCGCGCGACTTCCTGACGACACACGTGACCGACGAGGTCAGGCGTCGCGATCGGGAGACTGGTGACAACTTCGACGAGGGCGTTCACCTGGCTCTGGGTGCCGAGGGCTATCTGGAAGGCGAATGGAAAGGCGCTGCCGACGGTGGCTTTTCCCGGGTACGGCGGCGCATCTGGGAACTGGAGAAGCGTCGTGCCCACGTTCCCTGGGTGACGTGGGGGACCACCGCGATGGTGGCCCACTCAGTGGCGAAATTCGGCTCGCCGGAGTTGCAGGCCGAGGTCATGCCCAAGGTATTCAGCGGCGAGGTACGGCTGTGTCTCGGCTACACCGAGCCCGAGGGCGGTTCCGACATCGCGACCTGCAAGACTCGTGCCGTCCGCGACGGGGACGGCTGGGTCGTCAACGGTTCCAAGATGTTCACCACCGGCGCACACAAGTGCCAGTACGTGTTCCTGATCACCAACACCGACCCGGAGGCTCCAAAACACAAGAGCCTGACCATGTTTCTGGTACCGCTGGATTCGCCGGGCATCGAGATACAAGGCATCCGCACCGTCGACGGCGACCGCACCAACATCGTGTACTACAGCGACGTCCGGGTCGACGACAAGTACCGGCTCGGTGACGTGAACGCGGGATGGACGGTGCTTCGTGAGCCGCTCAATACCGAGCACGGTGCCGTCGCCGCGGCGCCCGACGGGCTGCAGGACGTATCGATCATGATGCACCAGGCCAGCTTCATGACGCATGCGCTCGATCGCACCGCCGCGACGGCCGGAGAGCGAGACCACAACGGGCACAGGCTGGTTGACGACGATTCGGTGGCGTACCGGCTGGGCCGCAGCACGGCCCGGATCGAGGCGGCGCTCAGCGCGCCGAGCATCTTCGGCCGGGTGGCCATCGCGCAGACCATGCGGGATGTCTCACCGGAGTTGATGGATCTGCTCGGCTCCGCGTCGACACTGCCGCTGGGCACCGACGGTGCCGCCGACGACGGGGCATCGGAATATGTCTACCGCTTCGCCCCGCTGGTCGGCATCTACGGCGGCACCCTCGAGGTGTTCCGCAACATGATCGCGCAGTACGTGCTCGGCTTGGGTAAGCCCAATTACTCGGCGCCGAAGAAGGTTTGA
- a CDS encoding acyl-CoA dehydrogenase family protein, which yields MDRYELRRLDYSLSDDHQALQAAYKDFFTTHCSIETVRAAEESGFDKSLWERLCGMGATTMALPDEVGGDGATLVDLTLVAEEVGRVLAPVPWVDHVCAARLLARLGAAEPDVVSGRQLAAFDPQHDEVSGRRLIPTGSIADHIVVRDGEDVVRLSFGTRPAKVDNIGRLPMAWVDPAAADSRTVLASGPEALAEYQRALDEWRVLMAAAMVGLVEETMTIAAEFAKTRYTLGVPISTLQGISHPLANIAITVQGGRNLAHRAAWFLDNEPDERPELAPAAFVFMAEEASKAATMAVHVQGGLGVSAEAAATAYLVRARGWALAGGDPGTSAKYVGELVAARESR from the coding sequence ATGGATCGCTACGAACTCCGCAGACTCGACTACAGCCTCAGCGACGATCATCAGGCGCTGCAGGCTGCGTACAAGGACTTCTTCACGACGCACTGCTCGATCGAGACCGTCCGCGCCGCAGAGGAATCCGGGTTCGACAAGAGCCTCTGGGAGCGGTTGTGCGGGATGGGCGCGACGACGATGGCGTTGCCAGACGAGGTCGGGGGGGACGGCGCGACGCTCGTGGACCTGACTCTGGTGGCCGAGGAGGTCGGTCGCGTGTTGGCGCCGGTGCCGTGGGTCGACCATGTCTGTGCGGCGCGACTACTCGCCAGGCTCGGCGCGGCGGAGCCTGATGTGGTCAGTGGCCGGCAACTCGCGGCGTTCGACCCCCAGCACGACGAGGTGAGCGGGCGGCGGCTCATCCCGACCGGATCGATCGCCGATCACATCGTCGTTCGCGACGGCGAGGACGTGGTACGACTCAGCTTCGGCACCCGGCCGGCCAAGGTGGACAACATCGGTCGGCTCCCGATGGCCTGGGTCGACCCGGCGGCCGCGGACAGCCGTACCGTCCTGGCGAGCGGTCCCGAAGCGCTAGCGGAATACCAACGCGCACTGGACGAGTGGCGTGTGCTGATGGCTGCGGCGATGGTGGGGCTCGTCGAGGAAACGATGACCATCGCGGCCGAGTTCGCCAAGACCCGTTACACGTTGGGCGTGCCGATCTCCACCCTGCAGGGCATTTCCCATCCGCTGGCCAACATCGCGATCACCGTCCAAGGCGGGCGCAACCTGGCGCATCGCGCGGCGTGGTTCCTGGACAACGAGCCCGACGAGCGGCCCGAACTGGCTCCCGCCGCGTTCGTGTTCATGGCCGAAGAAGCGTCGAAGGCCGCGACCATGGCGGTGCACGTGCAAGGCGGTCTCGGTGTTTCCGCAGAGGCAGCGGCTACGGCGTATCTCGTACGGGCGCGCGGCTGGGCGCTGGCCGGTGGCGACCCCGGCACCAGCGCAAAGTATGTCGGCGAGCTGGTCGCAGCCCGCGAAAGTCGTTGA
- a CDS encoding amidohydrolase family protein — translation MNVIDCLINVHFGETETQPTWMVKVRDDYFKGPDSMFAPVDMSALLDEMDSHGVRKAVLMDNLAEPSVTARKFVEAKPDRFALAMGGVNLLRPMPSLRELSAVVNDLPVAYAVVGPSFWGDGMYPPSDAVYYPLYTKCAELGLPLCVNTGIPGPPIPGEVQNPIHLDRVCVRFPELKLCMIHGADPWWEIAIRLLIKYENVRLMTSAWSPKRLPESLLHFMRTRGAGKVIYASDWPVLKMHRVVPEAQALDLPADVLENYLHNNAQDFFFESHEEH, via the coding sequence ATGAACGTGATCGACTGTCTCATCAACGTGCATTTCGGCGAGACCGAGACGCAACCCACGTGGATGGTCAAGGTCCGCGACGATTACTTCAAGGGTCCCGACTCGATGTTTGCGCCAGTCGATATGTCTGCGCTCCTCGACGAGATGGACTCCCACGGCGTGCGCAAGGCCGTGCTGATGGACAACCTGGCCGAGCCTTCGGTGACCGCGCGAAAGTTCGTCGAGGCCAAGCCGGATCGATTCGCTCTGGCGATGGGCGGGGTCAATCTGTTGCGGCCGATGCCGTCGTTGCGTGAACTCAGCGCGGTGGTCAACGATCTGCCTGTCGCGTATGCCGTTGTCGGACCGAGTTTCTGGGGCGACGGAATGTACCCACCGAGCGACGCGGTCTATTACCCGCTGTACACCAAGTGCGCCGAACTCGGTTTGCCGCTGTGCGTCAACACCGGCATACCCGGGCCGCCGATCCCCGGCGAAGTGCAGAACCCGATCCATCTCGACCGAGTCTGCGTGCGGTTTCCCGAACTGAAGCTGTGCATGATTCACGGCGCGGATCCCTGGTGGGAGATCGCAATTCGCTTGCTGATCAAGTACGAGAACGTGCGATTGATGACGTCGGCCTGGTCGCCGAAACGCCTGCCGGAGAGCCTGCTGCACTTCATGCGCACCCGTGGCGCCGGGAAGGTGATCTACGCCTCGGACTGGCCGGTGCTCAAGATGCACCGCGTCGTCCCGGAAGCGCAGGCGCTGGATCTGCCCGCCGACGTCCTGGAGAACTACCTCCACAACAACGCCCAGGATTTCTTTTTCGAAAGCCACGAGGAGCACTGA
- a CDS encoding acyl-CoA synthetase: MSEWTIGAVLDVIAEVIPDRVMTVCGERRRTFAEAADRSRRLANYLSGKGFGAHQERASLQNWECGQDRVALLMHNDLYADMVIGCLKGRTVPVNVNYHYTPREVQELLDYVRPRAVIYHKSLGAKFADVLPPESADLLLSVDDGSAATDLPGAVSLDDALAQGDTDQDIACSPDDLLMICTGGTTGRPKGVLWRQSDIYVSSMVGADHASAQDIRDKVSRNGGPPWFAVSPLMHAAGMWTAFSAIMAGLSVVLYDTSKKLDPRLVWRTAEREKVAMMTMVGDAYAAPLVDELRRGGYELSTLGAIGTGGAATNLKHQEALLELLPQLTLINGYGSSETGNMGFGHSRRDTRTDTFTLREGGLVLSQDYTHFLAPGDDEVGWAAREGRIPLGYFNDPDATRKTFPVVDGKRVVISGDRAALAVDGTLRLYGRDSLIVNTGGEKVFVEEVEEVLRAHPDIADALVVGRPSDRWGQEIVAVIQPRGSAVPDSLAEYCAAQLAKFKVPKEFIGVDKVQRLGNGKADYRWAKRQATEKAPMST; this comes from the coding sequence ATGAGCGAGTGGACCATAGGCGCGGTTCTCGACGTCATCGCCGAAGTCATCCCCGATCGGGTGATGACCGTATGCGGTGAGCGACGCCGGACGTTTGCCGAAGCCGCCGATCGTTCCCGGCGGCTGGCGAACTACCTGTCCGGCAAGGGTTTCGGTGCCCACCAGGAACGCGCGTCGCTGCAGAACTGGGAGTGTGGCCAGGACCGCGTCGCGCTGCTCATGCACAACGACCTCTACGCCGACATGGTCATCGGATGCCTGAAGGGCCGGACCGTCCCGGTGAACGTCAACTACCACTACACGCCGCGCGAAGTTCAGGAACTACTCGATTACGTCCGGCCGCGCGCGGTGATCTATCACAAATCGCTCGGCGCCAAGTTCGCCGACGTATTGCCGCCGGAGAGCGCCGATCTACTGTTGTCGGTCGACGACGGCAGCGCGGCAACCGATCTGCCCGGCGCGGTGTCGCTGGACGACGCCCTTGCGCAGGGAGACACCGACCAGGACATCGCCTGTTCGCCCGACGACCTGCTGATGATCTGCACCGGCGGCACCACCGGCCGGCCCAAGGGTGTGCTGTGGCGGCAATCCGACATCTACGTCTCGTCGATGGTGGGCGCCGATCACGCGTCCGCGCAGGACATCCGCGACAAAGTCAGCCGTAACGGCGGGCCACCATGGTTCGCGGTGTCGCCACTCATGCACGCCGCGGGCATGTGGACCGCATTCTCGGCGATCATGGCGGGCCTGAGCGTGGTGCTCTACGACACCAGCAAGAAACTCGACCCACGGCTGGTGTGGCGGACCGCCGAGCGTGAGAAGGTCGCCATGATGACGATGGTCGGGGATGCGTATGCGGCGCCGCTGGTCGACGAGTTGCGGCGCGGCGGCTACGAGCTGTCCACCCTGGGGGCGATCGGCACCGGCGGCGCCGCAACGAATCTCAAGCATCAGGAAGCGCTTCTAGAGCTGTTGCCGCAGCTCACTCTGATCAACGGCTACGGATCGTCCGAGACCGGGAACATGGGATTCGGGCACAGTCGCCGCGACACCCGCACCGACACCTTCACCCTGCGCGAGGGCGGCCTCGTGCTGTCGCAGGACTACACCCACTTCCTCGCCCCCGGGGATGACGAGGTGGGTTGGGCCGCCCGCGAGGGCCGTATTCCGTTGGGCTACTTCAATGATCCCGATGCCACCCGTAAGACCTTCCCGGTCGTCGACGGTAAGCGGGTGGTGATCTCGGGCGACCGCGCCGCGCTCGCGGTGGATGGGACACTGCGTCTGTACGGCCGCGACTCTTTGATTGTCAACACCGGCGGCGAGAAGGTCTTCGTCGAGGAAGTCGAGGAAGTGCTGCGGGCGCATCCGGACATCGCCGACGCCTTGGTGGTTGGCCGACCGAGCGATCGGTGGGGCCAGGAGATCGTCGCCGTGATCCAGCCGCGGGGGAGCGCGGTGCCGGATTCGTTGGCCGAGTACTGCGCCGCGCAGCTTGCCAAGTTCAAGGTGCCCAAGGAATTCATCGGTGTGGACAAGGTCCAGCGCCTCGGCAACGGCAAGGCCGACTACCGGTGGGCGAAAAGGCAAGCGACAGAGAAAGCACCGATGTCGACATGA
- a CDS encoding amidohydrolase family protein, with product MASLDYKAIDVDNHYYEPLDAFTRHLDRKFRRRGVQILQDGKHSQAVIGDRVNRFIPNPTFDPIIVPGCLDLLFRGEIPDGVDPASLMKVERLEQHPEYQQRDARITVMDSQGIETVFMLPTFACGVEEALKHDVEATMASVHAFNLWLDEDWGFDRPDHRVIAAPIISLADPAGAVDEVQHVLSRGAKLVLVRPAPVPGVVRPRSLGDPAHDPVWAALAEAGVPVGFHLSDSGYLQIAGMWGGKSTFEAFGGSNPLDQILVDDRAIHDTMASMIAHGVFTRHPTLKAVSIENGSYFVHRLIKRLKKVANNHPKLFPVDPVEQLRTNVWVAPYYEDDLPELAEVIGVEKILFGSDWPHGEGLEDPVSFTDELVGFSDSDIRKVMRDNALDLLGVKVGSAA from the coding sequence ATGGCCAGCTTGGACTATAAGGCGATCGACGTCGACAACCACTACTACGAACCACTCGACGCGTTCACCCGGCATCTGGACAGGAAATTCCGCCGACGTGGGGTGCAGATCCTCCAGGACGGCAAGCACTCCCAGGCCGTCATCGGTGACCGGGTCAACCGTTTCATTCCGAACCCGACGTTCGACCCGATCATCGTCCCCGGCTGCCTGGACCTACTCTTCCGTGGCGAGATTCCCGACGGCGTGGACCCGGCCTCGCTGATGAAAGTCGAACGGCTCGAACAGCATCCGGAATACCAGCAGCGGGACGCCCGCATCACGGTGATGGACAGCCAAGGCATCGAAACCGTCTTCATGCTGCCGACCTTCGCGTGCGGAGTCGAGGAGGCACTCAAGCACGACGTCGAGGCGACGATGGCCTCGGTGCACGCCTTCAACCTCTGGCTCGACGAGGACTGGGGCTTCGACCGACCCGACCACCGGGTCATCGCCGCTCCGATCATTTCGCTCGCCGATCCTGCGGGGGCCGTCGACGAAGTGCAGCACGTCCTGAGTCGCGGCGCGAAGTTGGTCCTGGTGCGTCCGGCGCCGGTGCCCGGCGTCGTCCGGCCGCGTTCGCTCGGCGATCCGGCGCACGACCCGGTCTGGGCCGCGCTGGCCGAGGCCGGTGTTCCGGTCGGCTTCCACCTCAGCGACTCGGGATACCTCCAGATCGCCGGAATGTGGGGCGGCAAATCGACTTTCGAAGCGTTCGGCGGCTCGAACCCGTTGGACCAGATCCTGGTCGACGACCGCGCGATCCACGACACGATGGCCTCGATGATCGCCCACGGGGTGTTCACCCGCCATCCCACACTCAAGGCCGTCAGCATCGAGAACGGGTCTTACTTCGTGCATCGCCTCATCAAGCGACTGAAGAAGGTCGCGAACAATCATCCGAAGCTGTTCCCGGTGGACCCCGTCGAACAGTTGCGCACCAATGTCTGGGTCGCGCCGTATTACGAGGACGATCTGCCCGAACTGGCCGAAGTGATCGGTGTCGAGAAGATCCTGTTCGGATCGGACTGGCCGCACGGCGAGGGGTTGGAGGATCCGGTGTCGTTCACCGATGAACTCGTCGGCTTCAGCGATTCAGATATCCGAAAGGTGATGCGCGACAACGCGTTGGACCTATTGGGTGTCAAGGTCGGCTCAGCCGCGTGA